Proteins co-encoded in one Methanothermobacter sp. genomic window:
- the cutA gene encoding divalent-cation tolerance protein CutA — protein MFAMVYITTSGLEESEKIGKILVKERLAGCVNIIPSIRSFYWWDDKIEEDEESILIVKTIEENVKEIIKRVKALHSYENPCIIHIPIKGGSEDYFEWLLGEIR, from the coding sequence ATGTTTGCTATGGTATATATAACAACATCAGGGTTAGAGGAATCAGAGAAAATAGGTAAAATTTTAGTTAAAGAGAGACTAGCAGGATGCGTGAATATAATACCTTCCATAAGATCATTTTATTGGTGGGATGATAAAATAGAAGAGGATGAAGAATCCATACTGATAGTTAAAACCATCGAGGAGAATGTTAAAGAAATTATAAAAAGGGTCAAAGCCCTACATAGTTATGAAAATCCATGTATCATCCATATTCCCATCAAAGGAGGATCAGAAGATTACTTTGAATGGTTATTAGGGGAAATAAGATGA
- the leuS gene encoding leucine--tRNA ligase — protein MDIERKWQKKWEKAGIFQANPQGDKKLFLTVAYPYPSGAMHIGHGRTYTVPDVYARFKRMQGYNVLFPMAWHVTGAPVIGIARRIQRKDPWTWKIYQEVHKVPRGELEKFTDPEYIVEYFSKEYKRIMKAMGYSIDWRREFKTTDPQYQKFIEWQIKKLKEKGLIRKGKHPVKYCPECENPVGDHDLLEGEGVGINQLTTLKFKLEDSYFVAATFRPETIFGVTNLWLNPKEKYIKVKVGGEKWIISEKSYENLSQQKKDMKIIEEVNPEELIGSKVKNPLTGEKHPILPAYFVDPEYGTGVVFSVPAHAPADYIALRDLKKDKRLQKKYKIENILKGIKPVNVITIEDYGECPACEIIKKFKIKNQKDPKLDDATNELYKIEHAKGKMSQHIPEYSGKPVAEAREKIAEHLKSKGKADEIFDFAEHPVICRCGSRCIVKIMENQWFIKYSDKEWKNRTLECLNSLRIVPEEVKANFEYYIEWLDDWACARRIGLGTPLPWDPDWIIEPLSDSTIYMSYYTIAPHLRRLPVNALDDKFFDKVFLDQDNKLKIDEKTADKISKEFNYWYPLDWRLSAKDLIGNHLTFHLFHHSAIFPPSKWPKGIVVFGMGLLEGKKMSSSKGNVVLLSDAIEAHGADVVRLFLMSSAEPWQDFDWREKEVIGTKRRLEWFREFGEEIFDMIGSKRLSISEIPEPTSFIGKWMMGRINLRVREATKALEGFQTRRALQEAFFLLRKDVDHYMKRIRDRVDKEARDILRYLLSVWIRLMSPFIPHTAEEMWERYGGDGFVSEAPWPKAHEEFISPEIQKAEEIVQETVKDIMEIKRILDITPKKVHVYVAPEWKWRVLEMAYEIGKPDMGALMGRAISEGIHDDKKELADFIKRVLKDIVRGEYPGRVDEYKILSDAKDYMEEEVNAKIIIHEDAEYDPEGKAKNAIPYKPAIYLE, from the coding sequence TTGGATATCGAAAGAAAATGGCAGAAAAAATGGGAAAAAGCAGGGATTTTCCAAGCCAATCCCCAAGGTGATAAGAAGCTATTCTTGACGGTGGCTTATCCATATCCAAGCGGTGCCATGCACATAGGCCATGGGAGAACCTACACTGTACCAGATGTGTATGCACGATTTAAACGAATGCAAGGCTATAATGTACTTTTCCCAATGGCATGGCATGTTACGGGCGCGCCAGTCATCGGAATAGCCAGGAGAATCCAAAGAAAAGACCCATGGACATGGAAAATATACCAGGAAGTCCACAAAGTCCCCCGAGGGGAACTGGAAAAATTCACAGACCCAGAATATATTGTTGAATATTTCAGTAAAGAATACAAACGGATAATGAAAGCCATGGGTTACTCAATCGATTGGAGAAGGGAATTCAAGACAACAGACCCCCAATATCAGAAGTTCATCGAATGGCAGATAAAAAAATTAAAAGAGAAAGGATTAATCCGCAAAGGAAAACATCCAGTAAAATATTGCCCAGAATGTGAAAACCCAGTAGGAGACCATGACCTCCTAGAAGGTGAAGGTGTAGGCATAAACCAACTCACAACACTCAAATTCAAACTAGAGGACTCATACTTCGTAGCTGCAACATTCCGCCCAGAAACCATCTTCGGAGTCACAAACCTTTGGTTAAACCCAAAAGAAAAATATATTAAAGTGAAAGTTGGTGGGGAAAAATGGATTATAAGCGAAAAATCATATGAGAACTTATCACAACAAAAAAAGGACATGAAAATCATAGAGGAGGTCAACCCAGAAGAACTGATAGGTTCAAAGGTTAAAAATCCCCTGACAGGTGAAAAGCATCCTATACTACCCGCATATTTCGTCGACCCAGAATACGGTACAGGCGTCGTATTTTCAGTCCCAGCACATGCACCAGCAGATTACATAGCACTCCGCGACTTAAAAAAGGATAAAAGATTACAAAAAAAATACAAAATAGAAAATATCCTTAAAGGGATAAAACCAGTGAATGTAATAACAATTGAAGATTATGGAGAATGCCCAGCTTGCGAAATCATCAAAAAGTTCAAAATAAAAAATCAAAAGGATCCAAAATTAGATGATGCCACAAACGAACTCTACAAGATCGAACACGCCAAAGGTAAGATGAGCCAACACATACCAGAATATAGTGGCAAACCAGTGGCAGAGGCCCGTGAGAAGATAGCGGAACACCTAAAATCAAAAGGCAAAGCTGATGAAATCTTTGATTTCGCCGAACATCCTGTGATCTGCCGATGTGGGAGCCGTTGCATCGTTAAGATAATGGAAAACCAATGGTTCATAAAATACTCAGACAAAGAATGGAAAAATCGGACCTTAGAATGCCTCAACTCCCTTAGAATAGTACCGGAGGAAGTGAAAGCAAACTTCGAATATTACATTGAATGGCTAGATGACTGGGCCTGCGCAAGGAGAATAGGCCTTGGAACGCCCTTACCATGGGATCCTGACTGGATAATAGAACCTTTAAGTGACTCAACAATTTACATGTCATACTATACCATAGCACCGCATTTGAGAAGATTACCAGTTAATGCCTTAGATGATAAATTCTTCGACAAAGTTTTCTTAGACCAGGATAACAAACTTAAAATAGATGAAAAGACAGCTGACAAGATTTCAAAGGAATTCAATTACTGGTATCCTTTAGATTGGCGATTATCAGCAAAAGATCTCATAGGCAACCATCTCACATTCCATCTGTTCCATCATTCCGCCATATTCCCGCCATCTAAGTGGCCTAAGGGTATAGTAGTATTTGGCATGGGCTTGCTTGAAGGAAAGAAAATGTCATCATCAAAGGGGAACGTTGTACTATTATCAGACGCTATAGAAGCCCATGGAGCTGATGTTGTAAGACTGTTTCTAATGTCATCTGCAGAACCATGGCAAGATTTTGACTGGAGGGAAAAAGAGGTTATAGGCACTAAAAGGCGCCTTGAATGGTTCAGAGAATTCGGAGAGGAAATTTTCGATATGATAGGATCAAAGAGATTATCTATTTCAGAAATCCCCGAGCCGACATCTTTTATTGGTAAATGGATGATGGGCAGGATAAACCTCAGGGTAAGGGAGGCTACGAAGGCTCTTGAGGGATTTCAGACGAGAAGAGCCCTTCAGGAAGCGTTTTTCTTGTTGAGGAAAGATGTTGATCATTATATGAAACGTATAAGAGACCGCGTGGACAAAGAGGCTAGAGATATTCTCAGATACCTTCTAAGCGTATGGATTCGTTTAATGTCACCTTTCATTCCACATACTGCAGAGGAAATGTGGGAAAGATATGGCGGTGATGGTTTCGTGTCAGAAGCTCCCTGGCCAAAAGCCCATGAAGAATTTATAAGTCCAGAGATCCAAAAAGCTGAAGAGATAGTCCAAGAGACCGTTAAGGATATAATGGAGATCAAAAGGATCCTAGATATAACACCTAAGAAAGTGCATGTATATGTTGCCCCGGAATGGAAATGGAGAGTACTAGAGATGGCCTATGAGATTGGCAAACCTGATATGGGAGCTTTGATGGGACGAGCCATCTCTGAGGGAATACATGACGACAAGAAGGAACTGGCAGATTTTATAAAGAGGGTCCTTAAGGATATTGTAAGGGGAGAGTATCCTGGACGTGTTGATGAGTATAAAATATTATCTGATGCCAAAGATTACATGGAGGAAGAAGTTAATGCAAAGATAATAATCCACGAAGATGCTGAGTATGATCCAGAGGGGAAGGCTAAAAATGCCATCCCTTATAAGCCTGCGATCTACTTAGAGTAG